The genomic window AATAATTTATTACTATTTTTAAATAAAAAATATAATAATGTTGATTATTCAGGAAATATATATAAAAATATACAGAAAAATATTTTTGAACCAATAATTTATGAAAATAAATATGGTAATACACATAAATATTTATTAAATTATAATTTTTTTATTAGTGATGAATATAAAAAAATATGTTTATTAGGTAATAAATTAATTTCCTTAAAGGAAAAAAAAATTTTTCGTGTAGAAAAAGGTAAAAAATATCAATATATTAACTCTTTTGAAGAAGGCTTAGAATGGTTATTAAAAGAATCAAAAAAAAGTTTTACTGTGCAAAGATATAAAGGATTAGGTGAAATGAATCCTAGTCAATTATGGGAAACTACTATGAATCCCTTAACTAGAAATATGTTAAAAGTAACAATTAAAGATGCAATAAAAGCAGATAAATTATTTTCTACTCTTATGGGTGATGAAGTTGAACCTAGAAGACTATTTATAAAAAATAATGCTTTAAAAGTAACTAATATTGATATTTAATATATTAATTTAAAGAATAATATTTATAAATAATAATAAAAATTTTTTATAAAACATAATTTATGAAAAAATAGATTAATAATTATATAAATCAACAGATTGAAATTTTTTATCTATATTTTTTTCATAATTATCTACTATTTTTTTATTTATTAATCCTTGTTCAATTTCTCTTAATGCTAAAATAGTAGTTTTATCATTTTTTTCAGGTAATAACGGAATTTTACCTCTGATTTGAATTTGTCTTGCTCTTTTAGATGCTATTATAATTAAATCAAATCTATTACCTATTTTTTTAACAGCTTTTTCTACAGTTACTCTAGCCATAACTAATAAACCATTTTATATAAAAAAATTAATAAATTAAATTATTAATTTTATTTAAAGTAATATAATATTAAATATGTTAATTATTATATCATGTTTTTTTAAAACATAAAATTTTAATATTTTAAAACATTTTTTATATTTTAAGGAAATTATTGTATGAATTTTAATAATATACCTTCTGGTAAAAAT from Enterobacteriaceae endosymbiont of Donacia simplex includes these protein-coding regions:
- the rpoZ gene encoding DNA-directed RNA polymerase subunit omega produces the protein MARVTVEKAVKKIGNRFDLIIIASKRARQIQIRGKIPLLPEKNDKTTILALREIEQGLINKKIVDNYEKNIDKKFQSVDLYNY